Genomic window (Pradoshia sp. D12):
AAATAATGTAATTCGATGTCTGTAATTTTATTAATAATTCCTCATGTCAATACTGTTTCCTTAAATACAATTAAAAAACGGAAAGGATTCCCTTTCCGTTTTTATGTGTAAAATCTTATTTTTCCTCTGCTACGAATGGTAGAAGAGCCATAGTACGAGCACGTTTGATTGCAATAGTCAATCTACGTTGGTACTTAGCGCTTGTTCCAGTTACACGACGTGGAAGAATTTTTCCACGCTCAGAGATAAACTTTTTAAGAAGATCTACATCTTTATAGTCGATGTGCGTAATGCCGTTTGCTGTGAAATAACAAACCTTACGGCGTTTTGCACGTCCGCCTCTGCGTCCGCCTGCCATATTATTCACTCCCTTTCATTATAATTATATTCGTCCGTTCGAATTATCAATGTTAGAATGGAAGGTCATCATCCGAAATATCGATAGTTTGTCCATTACTACTGAATGGATCATCATCAATCTTCGTATAATTACTGTCCTTCCGTTGATTCTGGTTTTGGTTGCTATTTCCCTGGCCAAACGGATTGGTATCATGACCACCATATTGGCTTCCGCCGCTTTTTTCACCGGCAGATGAACCTTTAGGCTCTAGGAATTGTACGCTCTCTGCCAACACTTCTGTTACATAGACACGTTTTCCATCCTGACCTTCATAATTACGAGTTTGAATACGTCCATCAACTCCAGCAAGATTACCCTTTTTCAGATAATTAGCTGCATTTTCTGCCTGGCGTCGCCAAACAACACAGTTAATAAAATCTGTTTCCCGTTCACCTTGTTGGTTAGAAAATGGGCGATTCACTGCTAATGTGAAGGTTGAAACAGGAACACCATTCGGAGTATAGCGGAGATCAGGATCCTTCGTTAAACGACCTACCAAAATGACACGGTTTATCAACAGAATCAACTCCTAATATTAGAAAATTGTTCCACATGAAACAATTTATGTTCAATCAAAATTACTCTTCTTCTTTAACTACAATATGACGGATGATATCTTCGCTGATTTTAGCAAGACGGTCAAATTCTTGAACAGCCTCTGCAGTTTCAGCTTGGATTTTGTTGATCATGTAATATCCATCACGGAAATCATTGATTTCATAAGCAAGACGGCGTTTGCCCCATTCTTTTGTTTCAAGAACTTCAGCACCCTTGTCAGCTAAAATTGTGTTAAAACGCTCAACTAAAGCTTTTTTTCCATCTTCCTCAATGTTTGGACGGATGATATACATAACTTCGTATTTTGTCATCACTGTCACCTCCTTTTGGTCTAAACGGCCCTTATGGGCAAGGAGCAATTAATTACAATTACTCACAAGTTAAAAGTATAGCATACATATAAGAAGTTTGCAAATTGATAAAAAAGACCGATCATACTGACCGGTCCTCTTGTTTATACATTGAAACGGAAGTGAATAATGTCTCCGTCTTTTACTTCGTATTCTTTACCTTCTAATCTAACTTTACCCGCTTCTTTCGCAGCATTCATGGAACCAGCTGCCATCAGATCTTCATAAGAAACGATTTCTGCGCGAATAAATCCACGTTCAAAATCAGAGTGAATAATTCCAGCACACTGTGGCGCCTTCATCCCTTTACGGAAAGTCCAGGCACGTACTTCTTGAACACCTGCCGTGAAATATGTTGCCAAGCCCAACAATTGATAAGACGCTCGAATTAATTGATCCAACCCAGATTCTTCTATGCCTAGTTCTTCAAGGAACATCGCTTTTTCTTCGCCTTCAAGCTCTGCAATTTCCGATTCAATTTTGGCACAAATCACGATTACCTCAGCATTTTCCTTCGCTGCAAATTCACGAACCTGAGTCACGTAATCATTATCGGACGCATCTGCTACTTCATCTTCATCAACATTAGCAACATATAAAACTGGTTTAATCGTGAGAAGATGTAATCCTTTCACGATTTTGAGCTGTTCTTCCGTGAATTCAACTGCTCTGGCTGGTTTTTCAGCTTCAAATGCTTCTTTTAATAAGGAAAGAACTTCATACTCAACAACTGCTTCCTTATCTTTTTGTTTAGCTAATTTACCTACACGGTCAATTCTTTTCTCTACCGTTTCCATATCAGCGAGAATTAATTCGAGATTAATCGTTTCAATATCATCGATTGGATTAACCTTACCTGAAACGTGGGTAATATTTTCATCAGCAAAGCATCTTACTACATGGCAAATTGCATCTACCTGGCGAATATGGGAAAGGAATTTATTGCCTAAGCCTTCTCCTTTACTTGCCCCTTTTACAATTCCTGCGATATCGGTAAATTCAAAAGCAGTCGGTACTGTTTTCTTCGGTACTACAAGCTCTGTCAGCTTTTGCAATCTATGATCTGGTACCTCTACAATCCCTACATTAGGATCAATCGTACAAAATGGATAGTTAGCAGATTCTGCTCCAGCCTGTGTTATTGCATTAAAGAGAGTAGACTTCCCTACGTTAGGCAGACCTACTATTCCAGCTGTTAATGCCACATCATTCACTCCTTATGTGAAAACATATTAAATGTTATATAATCTATATGTGATAAACCTTTACCAATTATAGTGACAAGTCATCTAAAAGACAAGCCGCTATTATTTTTCAATTAGTATTTGAATTACACTTTATTATGATAGCATACAAGCTGTACATTAAGCTTTGAGATTATGCCTCGTGTTTCTGAAGTATCTTTTTCATCTTCCTAACAAAATCTTTACGGGGCAACATGACACTATGGTCACATCCTTCACATTTAATTCGGACGTCCATACCAAGTCTAATAATCTTCCAGCGGTTGATACCACATGGATGAGGCTTTTTCATTTCAACAACATCATTCAATCCAAAATCCTTATCATCCATAGTTTTTTAATCCTCCATTATTTAAACTTTTCCCTTTATATCCATGAATTATATCAGCATATGGCCAGACCTCCAATTAAAACCAACATCCAGAATAAACAGAAATCTACCTAGACTCCCGTTTCTCTAATTTCTTTCCTTTCATTTCATCATATAAGAATAACGTTTCACACTAAATTCGCTATAAAGAACCATTCACTATTATTACCTGGGTATATGAATTGAAACTAAATGTTTTTTTAATATAACTTATTCAAATCTACTAGGATCTAAATACCTATATAAATGAATAATGACAATGTTTCTTTATTCCTTATGCTTGGGTATACATATGATAAATCAATCTGTTTAAAAGAAACGTTAACCATTTTACTACATCTCAGCTTTGGAAGGAAAAAGTGTATATAAAAAGACAAGTATTTTCATCCTGATAACCGGATGGGAAGAATATAGGATTCGAAAGTCTGCAAAATATTCCAAAGTTCAGTGTATAAAATTCCTATATTTTCCGTATACTGATAGTACTTTTGCAGAGGAGTGGTAATTATGAACATGAGGCCTTCTTTTTTTGAACAACGCAATACAACAAATCGAATATCATATGAGGAAGAGAATGCCCACCATGTTATCTCTAGAGAATTACTCACAATCCTCCCTTCTCATAAAGTACGTCCTGTTGTCATTGTTTGTATCGGTACAGACCGTTCAACTGGTGATTCACTTGGTCCTTTAATTGGAACATTGTTAAGTGAGAAAACACTGCCCAATTTTTATATATATGGTACATTAGAGGATCCAATCCATGCTGTGAATTTACAAGAAAAACTTAATTATATTCATAGCATACATGAAAATCCATTTATTATTGGAATAGACGCTTGTCTTGGCAGAGTTAAAAGTGTTGGAATTATCCAGGTTGGTAAAGGCCCTGTAAAGCCTGGTGCCGGTGTAAATAAAGAATTGCCCAATGTGGGAGAAGCCCATATTACAGGAATCGTTAATGTTAGTGGATTTATGGAATACTTTGTGCTTCAAAATACTCGTTTAAATTTAGTCTTAAAAATGGCTAAAGCTATTACAAAAGGTATTTATTTAGCCGGTTTATCCTATAATCATGCCGCTTCCATAACTACAACATTTAATTGGAACTTCGAAGAAGAAAAGGTACATGACAATAATTTATAGAGAAAAATAAAAAACCATATAAATGGTTTTTTATTTTTCTAAAATTTCAAGGAGTCTCTCTAAATCCTCATTGGAGAAAAATTCTATTTCTATCTTCCCACGCTTATTATTCTGTTTAATATTAACTGTTGTACCGAAACGTTCTCTTAATTGATTTTCTCTTTCCTGAATAAATATATCCTTAGCAGGGACTTTTTTTGTTTCACGTGGAACACTTTCATTCAAACCTTGAATGATCCCCTCTAATTGCCTAACATTAAGATTTTCCTTAATTACTTTATCAGCCAGAGGTTTAATATCTTTTTTTGATTTCAGGCTTAACAATGCTCTTCCATGTCCCATTGATAATTTTCCTTGAGAAATATAATCCTGAATCAATGCAGGCAATGATAACAATCGAATATGATTGGCTATATGAGGTCGGCTTTTCCCCATTCTTTTCGCCAATTCTTCTTGAGTGATATCAAGGTTTCTCAATAATGACTGATAAGCAGCACCCTCCTCTACTGGATTTAAATCTTCTCTTTGAAGATTTTCCAATAAAGCAAGTTCCATCATTTGTCGATCATCAAATTCACGAACTACAGCAGGCACAGTTTTCATTTTTGCTTCTTTAGCAGCACGAAAGCGCCTTTCTCCAGCCACTATTTCATAGCCTTTAATACTGCTTTTCCGTACAATCAGAGGCTGTAAAATTCCATGTTGAAGAATTGAGTTCTTTAATTCTTCAATAGCTTCAGGCTGAAAAGATTTCCTTGGTTGATATGGATTTGGCCGCAAATTTTTAATCGCAATCTCTTGTACCACTTCTTCTTTGCTGACTTCCATGTTAGCAATAAGGGCATCAAGACCTTTCCCCAATCCCTTACCCATTTGCAACCACTTCCTTTGCCAAATCTAAATATACTTCCGCTCCACGTGACTTTGGATCATAAATAATAATCGGCTCACCATGGCTTGGTGCTTCACTTAAACGTACGGTACGTGGAATGATCGTTTTATATACTTTATCCTGAAAGTACTTCTTAACCTCATCTATGACTTGTATACCCAGGTTTGTCCGGGCATCAAGCATGGTTAATAATACTCCCTCTATTTTTAAATCATGGTTTAAATGTTTCTGGACTAATCTAACCGTATTAAGTAATTGACTGAGGCCTTCAAGGGCGTAGTATTCACATTGCACAGGTATAAGCACAGCATCAGATGCTGTAAGGGAATTTAGAGTTAATAAACCTAAAGATGGAGGGCAATCAATAATAATATAATCATACTCATTAACGACTGCTTCTAACGCTCTTTTCAAGCGTACTTCTCTGGATATGGTAGGAACCAATTCTATTTCAGCACCTGCAAGTTGAATAGTAGCCGGTATGACATCTAGGTTTTCAACTTTCGTTGCCTTAATAACATCAGCAACATCCACATCATCAATAAGTACATCATAAATGCATTGTTCAACATCAGCCTTCTCTATCCCTACTCCACTGGTCGCATTTCCTTGTGGATCAACATCGACTAGCAAAACTTTCTTTCCTATGTACGCCAAGCAGGCCCCCAAATTAACTGAGGTTGTTGTTTTACCAACTCCTCCTTTTTGGTTTGCAATAGATATTACTTTTCCCATGTTGTCACCTGCCTCACTTTACATTCAGACTTATAACGTTTCTATTTTAACATGTTTCTATTTTTCAAAGTTCATATATTTAAAATTATCACACAGAAAGTATCGATTTTTGTAAAAAGTTTTGATTATATAAAAAAAACTGGCAACCTATCGGATTGCCAAGTTATCAATTAATCAAACTATTATTTCCTCTTTTTCGGAATACGGATTGTAATTTGATAAAAATCATCAAACTCTGTTTCCTCTGAGTCTAAGTTAATTCCATTATCCTTAACCATGCTCATTGATTGACGGATAGTATTTACCGCTATGCGCATATCCTTACTGAATGCTTTTCGGATGGCACGAGGCTTTTTGTCTTCATCAGCTGAAAGCAGTTTGTTGACTCGTTCCTCTGTCTGCTTCACATTCAGTCCTTTATCAATAATTTCTTCGACAAGCTTCGCCTGTTTTTCAGGATCTTTTAATGGGATTAAGGAGCGTGCATGTCTTTCTGTGATTGCCTTTTGCATGACCGCATTCTGAACCACCTGCGGCAATTTAAGTAAACGGATTTTATTGGCAACCGTAGATTGTCCTATTCCAAGCCTGTTTGCAAGACCTTCCTGGGTCAATTGATGCAGTTCAATTAATTTACTGTATGCCACAGCTTCTTCAATAGGAGATAATTCCTCACGTTGAAGGTTCTCTATTAAAGCAACAGATGCTGTTTCAGTGTCTGAGAGATTATTAATAATGGCAGGAATTTTATCCCAACCCAATTTACTTATGGCTCGGTATCGACGTTCACCGGCAATTATTTCAAATTGTCCATCATGGATTTCTCTGACAACAATGGGTTGAATAATTCCATGCGTTTCTATAGTCAGAGCAAGTTCTTCAATTTTCTCATCATCAAAAATACTTCTTGGTTGAAAACGATTTGGTACAATTGAAGAAATAGGTAATTTATGGATTTCGTCATGGTTTATTTCTTCTTTTTCCGTCTCAATTTCCGATTCCCTGTCAACATTTTGTTCTTTATCTCCAAGTCCAAAAAAACGTGAAAAAGGATGTTTTGTCATCCCTACACCACCTTTAAAAAACTTCCAACTAGCTTAATCATTGGCAAAAATCATATTTAAATAAGTTCAGATTGTCTCATTTTTTGGTAATAACTATCTTTATTATACCGTTTTTTAGAATATCCGTCTCAATAAAGTTTACTCTAATGGCTGCTTATTTGGTGTTCCCGGTTTTCGTGGATATTTTTTTGGCGTTTCTTTTACTTTATCTATTAAGATAATATGACGTTTGCTGTCTTCCTTTGGCAGTTGGAAATAAAAGTCCTGATCCATTTTACCACCTAAAATTGTCAACGCCTTTTTCCCTGCCAATACTTCATCATCAGCACCGGCACCTTTTAAAGCGATAAATTTGCCTC
Coding sequences:
- the rpsR gene encoding 30S ribosomal protein S18, with amino-acid sequence MAGGRRGGRAKRRKVCYFTANGITHIDYKDVDLLKKFISERGKILPRRVTGTSAKYQRRLTIAIKRARTMALLPFVAEEK
- the ssb gene encoding single-stranded DNA-binding protein; its protein translation is MINRVILVGRLTKDPDLRYTPNGVPVSTFTLAVNRPFSNQQGERETDFINCVVWRRQAENAANYLKKGNLAGVDGRIQTRNYEGQDGKRVYVTEVLAESVQFLEPKGSSAGEKSGGSQYGGHDTNPFGQGNSNQNQNQRKDSNYTKIDDDPFSSNGQTIDISDDDLPF
- the rpsF gene encoding 30S ribosomal protein S6 encodes the protein MMTKYEVMYIIRPNIEEDGKKALVERFNTILADKGAEVLETKEWGKRRLAYEINDFRDGYYMINKIQAETAEAVQEFDRLAKISEDIIRHIVVKEEE
- the ychF gene encoding redox-regulated ATPase YchF, with product MALTAGIVGLPNVGKSTLFNAITQAGAESANYPFCTIDPNVGIVEVPDHRLQKLTELVVPKKTVPTAFEFTDIAGIVKGASKGEGLGNKFLSHIRQVDAICHVVRCFADENITHVSGKVNPIDDIETINLELILADMETVEKRIDRVGKLAKQKDKEAVVEYEVLSLLKEAFEAEKPARAVEFTEEQLKIVKGLHLLTIKPVLYVANVDEDEVADASDNDYVTQVREFAAKENAEVIVICAKIESEIAELEGEEKAMFLEELGIEESGLDQLIRASYQLLGLATYFTAGVQEVRAWTFRKGMKAPQCAGIIHSDFERGFIRAEIVSYEDLMAAGSMNAAKEAGKVRLEGKEYEVKDGDIIHFRFNV
- a CDS encoding DUF951 domain-containing protein, producing MDDKDFGLNDVVEMKKPHPCGINRWKIIRLGMDVRIKCEGCDHSVMLPRKDFVRKMKKILQKHEA
- the yyaC gene encoding spore protease YyaC — encoded protein: MNMRPSFFEQRNTTNRISYEEENAHHVISRELLTILPSHKVRPVVIVCIGTDRSTGDSLGPLIGTLLSEKTLPNFYIYGTLEDPIHAVNLQEKLNYIHSIHENPFIIGIDACLGRVKSVGIIQVGKGPVKPGAGVNKELPNVGEAHITGIVNVSGFMEYFVLQNTRLNLVLKMAKAITKGIYLAGLSYNHAASITTTFNWNFEEEKVHDNNL
- a CDS encoding ParB/RepB/Spo0J family partition protein encodes the protein MGKGLGKGLDALIANMEVSKEEVVQEIAIKNLRPNPYQPRKSFQPEAIEELKNSILQHGILQPLIVRKSSIKGYEIVAGERRFRAAKEAKMKTVPAVVREFDDRQMMELALLENLQREDLNPVEEGAAYQSLLRNLDITQEELAKRMGKSRPHIANHIRLLSLPALIQDYISQGKLSMGHGRALLSLKSKKDIKPLADKVIKENLNVRQLEGIIQGLNESVPRETKKVPAKDIFIQERENQLRERFGTTVNIKQNNKRGKIEIEFFSNEDLERLLEILEK
- a CDS encoding ParA family protein encodes the protein MGKVISIANQKGGVGKTTTSVNLGACLAYIGKKVLLVDVDPQGNATSGVGIEKADVEQCIYDVLIDDVDVADVIKATKVENLDVIPATIQLAGAEIELVPTISREVRLKRALEAVVNEYDYIIIDCPPSLGLLTLNSLTASDAVLIPVQCEYYALEGLSQLLNTVRLVQKHLNHDLKIEGVLLTMLDARTNLGIQVIDEVKKYFQDKVYKTIIPRTVRLSEAPSHGEPIIIYDPKSRGAEVYLDLAKEVVANG
- the noc gene encoding nucleoid occlusion protein — protein: MTKHPFSRFFGLGDKEQNVDRESEIETEKEEINHDEIHKLPISSIVPNRFQPRSIFDDEKIEELALTIETHGIIQPIVVREIHDGQFEIIAGERRYRAISKLGWDKIPAIINNLSDTETASVALIENLQREELSPIEEAVAYSKLIELHQLTQEGLANRLGIGQSTVANKIRLLKLPQVVQNAVMQKAITERHARSLIPLKDPEKQAKLVEEIIDKGLNVKQTEERVNKLLSADEDKKPRAIRKAFSKDMRIAVNTIRQSMSMVKDNGINLDSEETEFDDFYQITIRIPKKRK